One window from the genome of [Clostridium] celerecrescens 18A encodes:
- a CDS encoding GNAT family N-acetyltransferase encodes MDNRILPSEFPILSTDRLILRELVEDDALRVYSVLSSEKVTEYFGMFPLTDEETAKGIIIRYKNSFNEDFAIRWGIELKESNTIIGTCGFHNWNHRHKRAEIGYELHEDYWDKGYAKEAIKPMLEYGFNHMQLSRIEAVVYPENKNSEKLLRKLGFDYEGLLRGYAFFRNKQQDLNMFSLLYNGI; translated from the coding sequence ATGGATAATAGAATTTTGCCAAGTGAATTTCCGATTTTATCCACAGATCGGTTGATTCTTAGAGAATTAGTTGAAGACGATGCGTTAAGGGTATATTCTGTTCTGTCATCTGAGAAGGTTACGGAATATTTTGGTATGTTCCCCTTAACAGATGAAGAAACAGCGAAAGGTATTATCATTCGTTATAAAAATTCGTTTAACGAAGACTTCGCAATACGTTGGGGGATTGAACTAAAAGAATCAAATACAATAATTGGTACCTGTGGATTTCATAATTGGAATCATAGGCACAAAAGAGCTGAAATTGGATACGAATTACATGAAGATTATTGGGATAAAGGTTATGCAAAAGAAGCGATAAAACCAATGCTAGAATATGGTTTTAATCATATGCAATTGTCAAGAATTGAAGCAGTCGTATATCCTGAAAACAAAAATTCAGAAAAACTGTTAAGGAAATTAGGGTTTGATTACGAAGGCTTATTAAGGGGATATGCTTTTTTTAGAAATAAACAACAGGATTTAAATATGTTTTCATTATTATATAATGGTATATAA